The following coding sequences lie in one Hydrogenophaga sp. PBL-H3 genomic window:
- a CDS encoding DUF349 domain-containing protein yields MSLFSLRKSSSSPQVSPPAVNTPTSPKSAAAAAHPLDAVTGGAFSAPTSGERAARIREWLATEPGLEQMNEVYKELSNRDRGAAKPLKEKLDEQKRLKSQEQMAVEWAQKAQALLDHSRLNLADALAWQRDAARAGAPLSREPLATLRQSLAERVKAIEDLQHRVQVEREAAVLIAQRIEVLSTKTWREAQHSAQTLRADVAQWQEQASGLAQDAQWASVDVKFPPMLDASRKQLQLVWDAFEGALAQAVAADADAQAPLPAVPVWADELRVARGGEAAPVVEKPAVDTQAQQERRARVTTELGHALDVLERELAEGHGKATPKAAADVRAILKSNGRFVSAALDARAHAALSQAGELEGWQRWRADQLREELVAKAEALLQAPEGQRLGGRKMQETLRGLRDQWKTTDQGGQPNHALWKRFDEACTEAHKLVEAWLVQVRQQADAHKAQRLAIIAELKAWTEAHAGNTDWKAQVRALHTFSERWREAGHMSEKAFAEMQPQWKDAMHAAHAGLEAAQAESTARRKALIEEATALGAAPMLRIDAVKALQQRWQAEAHAVPLERKHEQKLWEAFRQPIDEAFNRKTTEREKAATSLNAHDQRVLDASRALEQASASGDAQRIRAAMQELESALAGRPAAVEPAPAPAVVAAPSEPAATSQEPVADTAEDAGASDEAEVADVAAPVEPVAPAKPAAPPKKLVAMRGDDRPGMKKSEPAGRDARGGRPDGRRDGGAGRPDARGPRDARAPGAAAPWRDEREQRGPRLGDAAFRAQRQAIESAEASLRKLAAQAHGEVLTQLMTAWERRDAEQMPSAQALGSRVSAASRSAWLAALSKPAGALPGETLLRLEMASEVPTPAEHLSERRMLQLQLLTRRHAAAPNETWVEDVAGVLASPFDASAARRLQTVLKVLLKR; encoded by the coding sequence ATGTCGCTGTTTTCCCTGCGCAAGTCTTCCTCATCCCCTCAAGTTTCTCCACCTGCCGTGAACACGCCCACCTCCCCCAAATCCGCTGCCGCCGCGGCCCACCCCCTGGACGCTGTGACCGGTGGAGCGTTTTCCGCGCCCACGTCGGGCGAACGCGCTGCGCGCATCCGCGAGTGGCTGGCCACCGAGCCGGGCCTGGAGCAGATGAACGAGGTTTACAAGGAGCTTTCCAACCGCGACCGCGGCGCGGCCAAACCGCTGAAGGAAAAGCTCGACGAACAAAAACGCCTGAAGTCGCAGGAGCAGATGGCGGTGGAGTGGGCGCAAAAGGCTCAGGCCTTGCTGGACCACTCGCGCCTGAACCTGGCCGACGCGCTGGCCTGGCAGCGCGATGCCGCGCGTGCGGGCGCGCCGCTCTCGCGCGAGCCGCTGGCCACGCTGCGCCAGTCGCTGGCCGAGCGCGTCAAAGCCATTGAAGACCTGCAACACCGCGTGCAGGTGGAGCGCGAGGCCGCCGTGTTGATCGCACAACGCATTGAAGTGCTCTCCACCAAGACCTGGCGCGAAGCCCAGCACAGCGCCCAGACGCTGCGGGCCGACGTGGCCCAGTGGCAGGAGCAGGCCAGCGGCCTGGCGCAAGACGCGCAATGGGCCAGCGTGGACGTGAAGTTCCCACCCATGCTCGATGCGTCGCGCAAGCAGCTGCAACTGGTGTGGGATGCGTTCGAAGGCGCGCTGGCCCAGGCCGTGGCCGCCGACGCCGATGCACAAGCCCCGCTGCCCGCCGTGCCCGTGTGGGCCGACGAGCTGCGCGTGGCGCGCGGTGGTGAAGCAGCCCCCGTGGTCGAGAAGCCCGCCGTGGACACACAAGCGCAACAGGAGCGCCGGGCCCGCGTGACCACCGAACTCGGTCACGCACTGGACGTGCTGGAGCGTGAACTCGCCGAAGGCCACGGCAAGGCCACGCCCAAGGCTGCGGCCGACGTGCGCGCGATCCTCAAGTCCAACGGCCGTTTTGTGAGCGCCGCACTCGACGCGCGCGCCCACGCAGCGCTGAGCCAGGCCGGTGAACTCGAAGGCTGGCAGCGCTGGCGCGCCGACCAGTTGCGTGAAGAGCTCGTGGCCAAGGCCGAAGCCTTGTTGCAAGCGCCCGAAGGCCAGCGCCTGGGTGGCCGCAAGATGCAGGAAACCCTGCGCGGCCTGCGCGACCAGTGGAAAACCACCGACCAGGGCGGCCAGCCCAACCACGCGCTGTGGAAACGGTTTGACGAAGCCTGCACCGAAGCCCACAAGCTGGTGGAAGCCTGGCTGGTGCAGGTGCGCCAGCAGGCCGATGCCCACAAGGCTCAGCGCCTGGCCATCATTGCCGAACTCAAGGCCTGGACCGAAGCCCACGCCGGCAACACCGACTGGAAAGCCCAGGTGCGTGCGCTGCACACGTTCTCGGAGCGCTGGCGCGAAGCCGGTCACATGAGCGAGAAGGCGTTTGCAGAAATGCAGCCGCAGTGGAAAGACGCCATGCACGCGGCCCACGCCGGCCTGGAGGCCGCGCAAGCCGAAAGCACGGCGCGCCGCAAAGCGTTGATCGAAGAAGCCACCGCGCTGGGTGCTGCGCCCATGCTGCGCATCGACGCGGTGAAAGCGCTTCAACAGCGCTGGCAAGCCGAAGCCCACGCTGTGCCGTTGGAGCGCAAGCACGAGCAGAAGTTGTGGGAGGCGTTCCGCCAGCCCATCGATGAAGCTTTCAACCGCAAGACCACCGAGCGTGAGAAAGCGGCGACCTCGCTCAACGCGCATGACCAACGCGTGCTCGATGCGTCGCGCGCGCTGGAGCAGGCGAGCGCCAGCGGTGACGCGCAGCGCATCCGCGCGGCCATGCAAGAACTCGAGTCGGCGCTGGCCGGTCGGCCAGCTGCGGTCGAGCCTGCGCCCGCGCCTGCCGTGGTTGCCGCGCCGAGCGAGCCTGCTGCAACGTCTCAAGAGCCCGTGGCCGACACGGCAGAAGACGCTGGTGCCTCCGATGAAGCCGAAGTCGCTGACGTGGCCGCTCCAGTCGAACCTGTGGCGCCCGCCAAGCCCGCTGCGCCGCCCAAGAAGCTGGTGGCCATGCGTGGCGACGACCGTCCCGGCATGAAGAAATCCGAGCCGGCTGGTCGCGATGCGCGCGGTGGCCGTCCCGATGGCCGCCGTGACGGTGGCGCCGGTCGCCCCGATGCACGCGGCCCGCGTGATGCCCGAGCCCCGGGTGCGGCAGCACCCTGGCGCGACGAACGCGAACAACGCGGCCCGCGCCTGGGCGATGCGGCGTTTCGAGCGCAACGCCAGGCCATCGAATCGGCCGAAGCCAGCCTGCGCAAGCTCGCGGCACAGGCTCACGGTGAGGTGCTCACGCAGCTCATGACCGCTTGGGAGCGGCGCGACGCCGAGCAGATGCCCTCGGCGCAGGCGCTGGGTTCGCGCGTGAGCGCGGCCAGTCGCAGCGCTTGGTTGGCCGCTTTGTCCAAACCAGCCGGTGCCTTGCCGGGTGAAACCTTGCTGCGCCTGGAGATGGCCTCCGAAGTGCCCACGCCGGCTGAGCACCTGAGCGAGCGCCGCATGCTGCAGCTGCAGCTGCTCACGCGCCGTCACGCGGCGGCACCGAACGAGACCTGGGTCGAAGACGTGGCGGGCGTGCTCGCGTCGCCGTTTGATGCGTCAGCGGCGCGCCGGCTTCAGACGGTGTTGAAGGTGTTGCTCAAACGCTGA
- a CDS encoding DUF748 domain-containing protein — protein sequence MTNSRFVSLSNPWIRRLAWTVLGVVVLWLVTWLAVPALLKWQLQKQASLALGRSVTVQRVDFRPWSLELSVEGLRMATAQGDGEQMSVGRLYLNAELQSILRLAPVIDALKIEQPHVALRHLGGGHYDVDDIVQRLRVPPSEPSSEPARFALFNIELAGGELTLVDDTVGVTHQLRSLALSVPFLSNLASRRDVVTKPHLAFELNGSAFDSRAATTPFAADHETDASLVIPALDLAPYLPYWPSAWSVKPEAGVLNLDLKLSFVQRDVPQVSLSGDVALSGLKLVERVAGGSAEGVLSWERLGVKLNLVEPLARRVDLAAIEWKAPSLTVSRDPQGQLSLARLARGFTPAASQAPASAPVPAAAAVPWDIRLARFDLDGGRVQWRDDAVKPTAEMALEALRVQTSGLSWPVRAPMPFEVSALLDQSTIGVKGTATDSLVQAELSLGDIPLERFAPYISSALKPALQGRLGAEGRIEWQAAQGDRPMGLQLLATRIDLNELKLGPIRQPLASLKRLLLEDLRVDLVQRSADVGSLTLTQPRLRVQREANGAWMFEPWLVPAGPKAEKAPSEPAGKDTPWRVGLAAFQLTGGGVGFVDRLPTRPVTLDISGLELDLKGLRPLDADQKDMALSVKARVGAGPSSQVAHGQLSLGGSLRLPAPGASGGEGMRLDARVQVERLPAHALEPYFADRLNLDLLRADASYRGSVKASLPGGALALNLQGDAALDDLSANTLSPAEDLLAWKSLQVRGLQLVLAPGQATQVAVRETVLSDYFARVIIDEAGKINLQGLVKSPGEAPSAEAAPPQPTGAASGPTPDIRLGPISLVNGRVLFSDRFIKPNYTANLSELTGSLGAFSNAKPAGAAPELAALSLRGRAEGTAALEIDGQLNPLAKPLALDIKGRVRNLELPPLSPYTVKYAGYGIERGKLSVDVAYKIDPDGQLVARNQIVLNQLSFGDRVAGSEAPNLPVKLAVALLADRNGVIDINLPVSGSINDPQFRLAPIIFKLIFNLIGKAITAPFSLIASAFGGGAESPSQVEFAPGSAALTPENQQRLESVAKALADRPALQITVVGHSDLETERSGYQRSRLNERVLAEKRRVLARDGKPIPDALAVSVEEYPALLKEVYRRADIPKPRNLIGLAKDLPQAEMEALLLASIPVTSDALRDLAVARGQAVKDFLASRSLPEDRMFLGAPQLARQGDGWRPQAELRLAPR from the coding sequence ATGACCAACAGCCGTTTCGTTTCTTTGTCCAACCCGTGGATCAGGCGTCTGGCCTGGACTGTTCTGGGTGTGGTGGTGTTGTGGCTGGTCACCTGGCTGGCGGTGCCCGCGCTCCTGAAATGGCAGCTGCAAAAGCAGGCCAGTCTTGCCTTGGGTCGCAGCGTGACGGTGCAAAGGGTGGACTTCCGGCCTTGGTCGCTGGAGCTGTCGGTCGAGGGTTTGCGCATGGCCACCGCCCAGGGTGATGGTGAGCAGATGTCGGTGGGCAGGCTCTATCTGAACGCGGAGTTGCAGTCGATCCTGCGGCTGGCGCCCGTGATCGATGCCTTGAAGATCGAGCAACCGCATGTGGCCTTGCGCCACCTGGGTGGCGGGCATTACGACGTGGACGACATCGTGCAGCGCCTGCGTGTGCCGCCATCCGAACCCTCAAGTGAGCCGGCACGGTTTGCGCTGTTCAACATCGAGCTGGCCGGTGGCGAGCTCACCTTGGTGGACGACACCGTGGGCGTGACCCACCAGTTGCGCAGCCTGGCTCTGAGCGTGCCGTTTCTCAGCAACCTGGCTTCACGCCGCGATGTGGTGACCAAACCGCATCTGGCTTTCGAGCTCAATGGCAGCGCCTTTGATTCGCGTGCGGCCACTACCCCGTTCGCGGCCGACCACGAAACCGACGCCAGCCTGGTGATTCCCGCACTTGATCTGGCCCCCTATTTGCCTTACTGGCCCTCAGCCTGGTCCGTCAAGCCCGAGGCCGGGGTGCTGAATCTGGACCTGAAACTGTCCTTTGTGCAGCGCGACGTGCCGCAGGTGTCGCTCTCGGGCGATGTTGCGCTGTCGGGCCTGAAGCTGGTGGAGCGTGTGGCGGGCGGCAGCGCAGAGGGCGTATTGTCCTGGGAGCGCCTGGGCGTGAAGCTCAATTTGGTCGAGCCGCTGGCGCGCCGGGTTGATCTGGCGGCCATCGAATGGAAGGCCCCGAGCCTGACCGTTTCCCGCGATCCCCAGGGGCAGCTCAGCCTGGCACGGCTGGCCCGTGGCTTCACACCTGCAGCGTCCCAGGCGCCAGCAAGTGCCCCGGTGCCAGCCGCCGCAGCCGTGCCATGGGACATCCGGTTGGCCCGGTTTGATCTGGATGGCGGTCGTGTTCAATGGCGCGACGATGCGGTGAAGCCGACGGCCGAGATGGCGCTGGAGGCCTTGCGCGTGCAAACCAGCGGACTGAGCTGGCCGGTGCGCGCGCCGATGCCTTTCGAGGTGTCGGCGCTGCTCGACCAGTCCACCATTGGCGTCAAGGGCACCGCCACCGATTCGCTTGTACAAGCGGAGCTGTCTCTGGGAGACATTCCGCTGGAGCGTTTCGCTCCTTATATATCCAGCGCACTCAAACCCGCCTTGCAGGGGCGGCTGGGCGCCGAGGGACGAATCGAATGGCAAGCTGCTCAGGGCGATCGGCCCATGGGGCTGCAGCTGTTGGCCACCCGGATCGACCTCAACGAGCTCAAACTTGGACCGATCCGGCAACCCCTGGCCAGCTTGAAGCGCCTGCTGCTGGAAGACCTGCGGGTGGATCTGGTCCAGCGCAGCGCCGACGTGGGCAGCCTGACCCTCACCCAGCCCCGATTGCGTGTGCAGCGCGAGGCCAATGGCGCCTGGATGTTTGAGCCCTGGCTGGTGCCGGCGGGCCCCAAAGCTGAAAAAGCTCCCTCTGAGCCGGCCGGGAAGGACACCCCTTGGCGTGTGGGTCTGGCCGCGTTTCAGCTCACTGGAGGGGGCGTCGGCTTTGTGGACCGCCTGCCCACACGACCGGTGACGCTGGACATCTCCGGTTTGGAACTGGACCTCAAAGGCCTTCGGCCGCTGGACGCCGACCAGAAAGACATGGCGTTGTCGGTCAAGGCGCGGGTGGGCGCTGGTCCGTCCAGCCAGGTGGCGCACGGTCAACTGTCGCTCGGCGGGTCCCTGCGGCTACCAGCCCCTGGCGCTTCGGGTGGGGAAGGCATGCGGCTGGACGCGCGCGTCCAGGTCGAGCGATTGCCCGCACACGCGCTGGAGCCGTACTTCGCCGACCGCCTCAACCTCGATCTGCTGCGCGCCGACGCCAGCTACCGGGGCTCGGTGAAAGCCAGCCTGCCCGGCGGCGCCCTGGCGCTTAACCTGCAAGGTGACGCCGCGCTGGACGACCTGAGCGCCAACACCTTGTCGCCCGCCGAAGACCTGCTGGCCTGGAAGTCGCTGCAGGTGCGCGGCCTGCAGCTCGTCCTGGCCCCGGGGCAGGCCACCCAGGTGGCGGTGCGCGAGACGGTGCTCAGCGACTATTTCGCCCGCGTGATCATCGACGAGGCTGGCAAGATCAACCTGCAAGGCTTGGTGAAGTCGCCCGGCGAGGCGCCCAGTGCCGAGGCGGCGCCCCCTCAGCCCACTGGTGCCGCCAGTGGCCCCACGCCCGACATCCGCCTGGGTCCTATCAGTCTGGTCAATGGCCGCGTGCTGTTCTCCGACCGCTTCATCAAGCCCAACTACACCGCCAACCTGAGCGAGCTCACCGGCAGCCTGGGGGCTTTCTCCAACGCAAAACCGGCAGGTGCCGCTCCTGAGCTTGCCGCCTTGTCCCTGCGCGGGCGAGCGGAGGGCACGGCCGCGCTCGAGATCGACGGCCAGCTCAATCCACTGGCCAAGCCGCTGGCGCTCGACATCAAGGGCCGCGTGCGCAACCTGGAGCTGCCGCCGCTGTCCCCTTACACCGTGAAGTACGCGGGCTACGGCATCGAGCGCGGCAAGCTCAGCGTGGACGTGGCCTACAAGATCGACCCCGATGGACAGCTCGTTGCGCGCAACCAGATCGTGCTCAACCAGCTCAGCTTTGGTGACCGCGTGGCCGGCAGCGAGGCGCCCAACCTGCCGGTGAAGCTGGCGGTGGCGCTCCTGGCCGACCGCAACGGTGTGATCGATATCAACCTGCCCGTGAGCGGTTCGATCAACGACCCCCAGTTCCGTCTGGCGCCGATCATCTTCAAGCTCATCTTCAACCTGATCGGCAAGGCGATCACGGCACCGTTTTCGCTCATTGCCAGTGCGTTCGGCGGTGGTGCCGAGTCGCCCAGCCAGGTGGAGTTTGCCCCTGGCAGCGCAGCCTTGACGCCTGAGAACCAGCAGCGGCTGGAATCGGTCGCCAAGGCGCTGGCTGATCGGCCAGCGCTGCAAATCACGGTGGTGGGCCACAGCGATCTGGAGACCGAGCGCAGTGGCTACCAGCGCAGCCGCCTCAATGAGCGCGTGCTGGCCGAGAAGCGCCGCGTGCTGGCGCGCGATGGCAAGCCGATCCCGGACGCGCTGGCGGTGTCTGTCGAGGAATATCCCGCGCTGCTCAAAGAGGTGTATCGGCGTGCCGACATTCCCAAGCCGCGCAACCTGATCGGCCTGGCGAAGGACCTCCCGCAGGCCGAGATGGAAGCCTTGCTGCTGGCCTCGATACCGGTCACGTCCGACGCTTTGCGCGATCTCGCAGTGGCACGTGGGCAGGCGGTGAAGGACTTCCTGGCCAGCCGCTCACTGCCAGAAGACCGCATGTTTCTGGGCGCGCCGCAGCTGGCCCGCCAGGGCGATGGCTGGCGGCCACAAGCCGAACTGCGTCTGGCTCCGCGCTGA
- a CDS encoding lytic transglycosylase domain-containing protein, translated as MTTFTTAPHKSTSGVVAALKSTLGDTYRGFLDITHNSVALLGTLFAVGLIVLSARADLRQSAEQQLLGWLLQRQEATLEEALIAVEPSAIDRVTAAHPGDLPKQQANVTYWLSRKYRVAPEPLGALVAEAFEIGEKAKLDPTLILAVMAVESRFNPFAQSPVGAQGLMQVLTRVHTDKYEDFGGQLAAFDPVSNLRVGVRVLQDCIKRAGSVEGGLRLYAGAVTSDGGWYIDKVMSEHMRIQSVALGKPLQRYVPQARPTNVVAPALTPAPVIAPGTEIEAGPAAPAATPQTTPLAQS; from the coding sequence ATGACAACCTTCACGACTGCGCCACACAAGAGCACCTCAGGTGTCGTGGCAGCCCTCAAGTCCACGCTGGGTGACACCTACCGTGGCTTTCTCGACATCACGCACAACAGCGTGGCCCTGCTGGGCACCCTGTTCGCCGTCGGCCTGATTGTGCTGAGCGCCCGGGCCGACTTGCGCCAGAGCGCCGAACAGCAACTGCTGGGCTGGCTGCTTCAACGCCAGGAGGCCACCCTGGAGGAAGCCTTGATCGCCGTGGAGCCGTCAGCCATTGACCGCGTGACTGCGGCGCATCCCGGAGACCTGCCCAAGCAGCAAGCCAACGTGACCTACTGGCTCAGTCGCAAGTACCGCGTGGCCCCCGAACCGCTCGGCGCTTTGGTGGCCGAAGCGTTCGAGATCGGCGAGAAAGCCAAGCTGGATCCGACGCTGATCCTGGCCGTGATGGCCGTGGAATCTCGCTTCAACCCATTCGCGCAGAGCCCGGTGGGTGCGCAGGGCCTCATGCAGGTGCTGACCCGCGTGCACACCGACAAGTACGAAGACTTCGGCGGACAGCTGGCCGCTTTTGATCCGGTTTCAAACTTGCGCGTGGGTGTGCGGGTGCTGCAGGACTGCATCAAGCGCGCCGGCTCGGTTGAAGGTGGCCTGCGCCTCTATGCCGGTGCGGTCACCAGCGATGGCGGCTGGTACATCGACAAGGTGATGTCCGAGCACATGCGCATCCAGAGCGTGGCCCTGGGCAAGCCGCTGCAGCGCTACGTTCCTCAGGCTCGCCCCACCAATGTGGTGGCGCCTGCCCTGACACCTGCTCCAGTCATCGCACCCGGCACCGAAATCGAGGCGGGTCCGGCAGCTCCTGCCGCCACGCCGCAGACCACACCCCTCGCGCAATCCTGA
- the glyA gene encoding serine hydroxymethyltransferase codes for MFDRNILIEQTDPELFAAIQAENARQEHHIELIASENYASPAVMAAQGTQLTNKYAEGYPGKRYYGGCEFVDIAEQLAIDRVKQIFGADAANVQPHCGASANEAVFLAFLKPGDTIMGMSLAEGGHLTHGMALNMSGKWFNVVSYGLNDKEEIDYDAMERKAHETKPKLIIAGASAYSLRIDFERFAKVAKDVGAIFMVDMAHYAGLIAAGIYPNPVPHADVVTSTTHKSLRGPRGGIILMKAQHEKAINSAIFPGLQGGPLMHVIAAKAVAFKEALAPEFKVYQQQVLTNARIVAETLTSRGLRIISGRTESHVMLVDLRAKGITGKEAEAVLGSAHMTINKNAIPNDPEKPMVTSGVRIGTPAMTTRGFKDDEARITANLIADVLDNPRDPANIEAVRAKVNALTARFPVYR; via the coding sequence ATGTTCGACCGCAACATTCTCATCGAGCAAACCGACCCTGAGCTGTTCGCAGCCATTCAAGCTGAAAACGCCCGTCAGGAACATCACATCGAGCTGATCGCCAGCGAGAACTACGCTTCGCCCGCGGTGATGGCCGCTCAGGGCACGCAGCTCACCAACAAATACGCCGAGGGCTACCCCGGCAAGCGCTACTACGGCGGCTGCGAGTTCGTCGACATCGCCGAGCAACTGGCCATCGACCGCGTCAAACAGATCTTTGGCGCCGATGCGGCCAACGTGCAGCCCCACTGTGGCGCCTCGGCCAACGAGGCCGTGTTCCTCGCCTTCCTCAAACCCGGCGACACCATCATGGGCATGAGCCTGGCCGAAGGCGGTCACCTCACCCACGGCATGGCGCTCAACATGAGCGGCAAGTGGTTCAACGTCGTCTCCTATGGTCTCAACGACAAGGAAGAAATCGATTACGACGCCATGGAGCGCAAGGCTCACGAGACAAAGCCCAAGCTCATCATTGCTGGCGCGTCGGCCTACAGCCTGCGAATCGATTTCGAGCGCTTCGCCAAAGTGGCCAAAGACGTGGGCGCGATCTTCATGGTCGACATGGCTCATTACGCCGGCCTGATCGCGGCCGGCATCTACCCGAACCCGGTGCCCCACGCCGACGTGGTCACGTCTACCACCCACAAGAGCTTGCGCGGCCCACGCGGCGGCATCATCCTGATGAAGGCGCAACACGAGAAGGCCATCAACAGCGCCATCTTCCCTGGACTGCAAGGCGGCCCACTGATGCACGTGATTGCTGCCAAGGCGGTGGCCTTCAAGGAAGCACTGGCGCCCGAATTCAAGGTCTATCAGCAACAAGTGCTGACCAATGCCCGGATCGTTGCAGAAACACTGACGTCGCGCGGCCTGCGCATCATCAGTGGGCGGACCGAAAGCCACGTCATGCTGGTCGACTTGCGCGCCAAGGGCATCACCGGCAAAGAGGCTGAGGCCGTGCTGGGCAGCGCACACATGACGATCAACAAGAATGCCATCCCCAACGATCCAGAAAAACCCATGGTCACCAGCGGCGTGCGCATCGGCACCCCAGCCATGACCACACGTGGATTCAAGGATGACGAGGCACGCATTACTGCCAACCTGATCGCCGATGTACTCGACAACCCGCGCGACCCCGCCAACATCGAAGCGGTTCGCGCCAAGGTCAATGCCCTGACCGCACGCTTCCCCGTTTACCGCTGA
- the nrdR gene encoding transcriptional regulator NrdR: MKCPFCGHLETQVVETRVSEDADFIRRRRQCGQCEKRFTTYERPEVSFPAVVKKDGRRVEYAPDKLRASFALALRKRPVSTEQVDAAIERIEEKLLNLGNREVAANRLGEMVMRELKKLDKVAYVRFASVYRSFEDIDEFRALVDEVRR, encoded by the coding sequence ATGAAATGCCCTTTCTGCGGTCACCTTGAAACCCAGGTTGTCGAGACCCGGGTATCGGAAGACGCGGACTTCATCCGGCGTCGGCGCCAATGCGGGCAATGCGAGAAGCGCTTCACCACCTACGAGCGGCCAGAGGTGAGCTTTCCGGCGGTGGTGAAGAAGGACGGGCGCAGGGTGGAGTACGCACCCGACAAGCTGCGTGCCTCCTTCGCCCTGGCATTGCGCAAACGCCCGGTGAGCACGGAGCAGGTCGATGCCGCCATTGAACGCATCGAAGAGAAGTTGCTCAACCTGGGTAACCGGGAGGTGGCAGCCAACCGCCTGGGCGAGATGGTGATGCGAGAACTCAAGAAGCTCGACAAGGTCGCCTATGTGCGCTTTGCCAGCGTGTACCGAAGCTTCGAGGACATCGACGAGTTCCGAGCTCTGGTGGACGAAGTTCGGCGATAG